One region of Salvia miltiorrhiza cultivar Shanhuang (shh) chromosome 3, IMPLAD_Smil_shh, whole genome shotgun sequence genomic DNA includes:
- the LOC131015948 gene encoding myb family transcription factor PHL5-like, producing the protein MKMNNDRSSSGLQSLRYKLCFLSQKGLMQPQLLQMLEGEGARDVNNLQGFADYEQLDSEKNGHSFESRDILQSVVQSCSCCDLVQECKPQMLRNLRDMNYHQNNIVMENYYYSYSKPQHSFGSKLIASENEAAKHKTRIRWTEDLHKKFIECVDRLGGAKKATPKGILKLMKCDGLTIFHIKSHLQKYRVSELMPEEKEGNSEQVDSKTGMQIVEALRLQIDVQRQLYEQLESQKKLQMRIEEQAKQLQTMLQCQLNTKN; encoded by the exons ATGAAGATGAACAATGATCGATCATCCAGCGGTTTGCAGAGTTTGCGTTACAAACTTTGCTTCTTATCACAGAAAGGTCTCATGCAGCCTCAGTTATTGCAAATGTTGGAAGGAGAAGGAGCCAGAGATGTGAATAACCTGCAGGGTTTtgcag ATTATGAGCAGCTTGATTCGGAGAAGAATGGCCACAGTTTTGAGTCAAGAGACATTCTACAGTCAGTTGTTCAATCTTGCTCCTGCTGTGATCTTGTTCAAGAATGCAAGCCTCAGATGTTGAGAAATCTTCGTGATATGAATTATCACCAAAATAACATTGTT ATGGAAAATTATTACTATAGTTACAGCAAGCCTCAGCATTCATTTGGGAGTAAATTGATTGCTTCAGAAAATGAGGCGGCGAAGCACAAAACACGCATTAGATGGACTGAGGATCTTCACAAGAAATTTATTGAGTGTGTGGATCGCCTAGGTGGCGCCAAAA AGGCCACGCCAAAGGGAATCCTCAAACTAATGAAATGTGATGGATTGACAATTTTCCATATTAAAAGCCATTTGCAG AAATACCGCGTTTCTGAACTAATGCCTGAAGAAAAAGAAG GGAATTCGGAGCAAGTCGACTCAAAAAC GGGGATGCAGATTGTGGAAGCTCTAAGACTACAGATAGATGTTCAGCGACAACTGTATGAACAATTAGAG AGCCAGAAGAAGTTGCAGATGAGGATTGAAGAACAAGCCAAGCAGCTTCAGACAATGCTCCAATGTCAGTTGAATACCAAAAATTAG
- the LOC131018853 gene encoding beta-glucosidase 12-like, whose protein sequence is MYSLISILVYSFEYKLFYLLLPLIVKYLAYFLLCSGFGNIKKGKIVEKRKICLNPYVLMIPKLPKDESFTSETAMHPLPAFLIIITALQFLVFLVSSSFAGTAYAHNLSRSSFPPAFIFGAASAAYQYEGAAFEDGKGPSIWDTYSHKYPGKIADRSNGDVANDFYNQYKDDVKTLKNIGVDTFRMSISWPRILPRGKLSAGVNKKGVTFYNNVFNELLARGIIPFVTIFHWDVPQALEDEYEGFLSPLIIDDFKDFAELCFKEFGDRIKNWITFNEPWTFINGGYVGDILGSLAPGRCSDRAKCAQGNSATEPYIAAHNLLLAHAQSVKLYKQKYQGDQKGKIGITLVSDWIIPYSKSRLDAEATQRALDFTYGWFIDPIVYGDYPKIMRSIVGNRLPKFSEEQKALLKGSFDFLGLNYYTSDYVVHESSRSGNISYTSDMMARFTRLIELDKIRPKRSSLKNPLVDGTLGLKKA, encoded by the exons ATGTACTCTTTGATAAGCATTCTCGTCTATTCATTTGAATACAAGCTCTTTTATCTCCTATTACCTTTGATTGTCAAATATCTGGCATACTTTCTTTTGTGTTCTG GTTtcggcaacatcaaaaaggggaaaattgttgagAAAAGAAAGATATGTTTAAACCCttatgttttgatgataccaaaactacCCAAAG ATGAGAGTTTCACATCAGAAACAGCCATGCATCCTCTTCCTGCCTTTCTCATCATCATCACTGCTTTACAATTCCTTGTATTTTTGGTGTCTTCATCTTTTGCAGGAACAGCTTACGCTCACAATCTCAGTCGTAGCAGTTTCCCGCCTGCTTTCATATTCGGAGCTGCCTCCGCTGCCTATCAA tATGAAGGCGCTGCATTTGAAGATGGGAAAGGACCAAGTATATGGGACACTTATAGCCACAAATATCCAG GAAAAATAGCTGACAGGAGCAACGGTGACGTGGCCAACGACTTCTATAATCAATATAAG GACGATGTGAAGACTTTGAAGAATATCGGAGTGGATACTTTTAGAATGTCTATTTCTTGGCCACGAATATTACCTC GTGGGAAGCTAAGCGCGGGAGTTAACAAAAAAGGGGTTACCTTCTACAACAATGTATTCAATGAACTGCTTGCAAGAG GTATAATTCCATTTGTGACAATATTCCATTGGGATGTTCCTCAAGCACTAGAGGATGAGTATGAAGGGTTTCTAAGTCCTCTAATTAT TGATGATTTCAAAGACTTTGCGGAGTTATGTTTCAAAGAATTTGGTGATCGAATTAAGAATTGGATTACATTTAATGAACCATGGACTTTCATTAACGGTGGCTATGTTGGAGATATTCTTGGAAGCCTAGCACCAGGAAGATGCTCCGATAGAGCCAAATGCGCACAAGGAAATTCAGCAACTGAGCCTTACATTGCTGCACATAATCTACTTCTTGCTCATGCACAATCTGTCAAGCTATACAAACAAAAATATCAG GGagatcaaaagggaaaaataGGGATAACTTTAGTGTCAGATTGGATTATACCATATTCAAAAAGCAGGCTTGATGCTGAAGCAACACAACGAGCACTTGACTTCACTTATGGGTG GTTTATAGATCCTATAGTTTATGGGGATTATCCAAAGATAATGAGAAGTATTGTGGGAAACCGATTGCCAAAATTTAGTGAGGAGCAGAAGGCATTATTGAAGGGATCTTTTGACTTTTTGGGATTGAACTATTATACTTCAGATTATGTAGTTCATGAGTCATCTCGCAGTGGAAATATCAGCTATACATCGGATATGATGGCTCGCTTTACAA GATTGATTGAACTTGATAAAATAAGGCCTAAAAGATCAAGTCTAAAAAACCCTCTAGTCGATGGGACTTTGGGGCTAAAAAAAGCTTGA